The Nocardia vinacea genome contains the following window.
GAATCGCTGACCAGGCTCGCCGAGGACGCGGGGGTGCGCCATGTGGTCGGCCTGCAGACCCGATATGCGCCGGCGGTCGCGCGAGCCCGCCAACTGCTCGCGGAAGGGTTTGTAGGGAGCCCTGTTTCGGTGACCGTGTACTGCGCACGTCAGATGGGTGCGGGCACGCACGTGCCGGGTTGGGCTGCCTACACCCTCGACCGGAGCACAGGCGCGGGCGTCGTCGAGGTCGTCGGCGGGCACACGCTCGATGCGGTCGAATACCTGATCGGCGATTTCACCGATCTGTCGGCCCGGCTCGCCGTTCGCCATCCGCATGCGGTCATCGAGGACACCGGTGAGGCAATCGAGGTCACCAGCCCGAATCATCTGCTGCTCGACGCCGTCACGGCGCAGGGAGTCGTGATCTCGGCCCACATCCACGACTCCAAGGTCACCAACGGCCGCACCAGGATCGAGATCTCGGGCACCGCAGGAGATCTCGCGATCGTCTCCGGCGCCAACGGCCCGGGCGGTATCTCGCTGAGCGAACTGCGCCTGTTGGGTTCTCGCGGCGAAGGTGAATGGCAGCCGCTGCAAGGTGACGATCCGCTGGCGGACAAACCGTTCGGCACCGAAGTCGGCAACGTCGCAAGACTGTATGCGGCTGTGGCTCACGATGTTCGGACCGACACCACGACGGTCCCAACCTTCCAGGATGGGGTCCGCATGCACCGCCTGCTCGACACCATCCGCAGCTCGGCAGACACCGCGACACGGTTGTCGATCTCTTGAGCGAGGACCTGTGCCTTCATCGCAACCATGGCACATCCACCCCGAGACCGCACGCACCACCGCCGACGACAACCAGGAGGCCACGGTGCAGATCGGCAAGCGCGTCGCCGCCGCGAGTTCCGAGTGCTCGGTTACACCTCGGTCGGCGCGGGCA
Protein-coding sequences here:
- a CDS encoding Gfo/Idh/MocA family oxidoreductase — protein: MDPIRVGIVGASPDRGWAVRAHVPALQALEDFRITAVGTSRADSAQRARQLFGAAHAFTDPRELAEHPEVDLVAITVKVPAHAELIRAAVAAGKHVYCEWPLALNAAEAESLTRLAEDAGVRHVVGLQTRYAPAVARARQLLAEGFVGSPVSVTVYCARQMGAGTHVPGWAAYTLDRSTGAGVVEVVGGHTLDAVEYLIGDFTDLSARLAVRHPHAVIEDTGEAIEVTSPNHLLLDAVTAQGVVISAHIHDSKVTNGRTRIEISGTAGDLAIVSGANGPGGISLSELRLLGSRGEGEWQPLQGDDPLADKPFGTEVGNVARLYAAVAHDVRTDTTTVPTFQDGVRMHRLLDTIRSSADTATRLSIS